A region from the Halomonas piscis genome encodes:
- a CDS encoding restriction endonuclease subunit S, which yields MAEQGSILKEETVRDTSPTYSARVCIATAEGVPLGYKRTEVGVIPRDWRIQKIDQLAMLGRGRVISHNEIRRSINQQYPVFSSQTSNEGLMGYIDSYDFDGEYVTWTTDGVNAGRVFHRTGRFNCTNVCGTLKIKEGIDIMD from the coding sequence ATGGCTGAGCAGGGTTCGATATTGAAAGAGGAAACGGTGCGGGATACATCGCCCACCTATTCGGCAAGAGTATGCATCGCGACTGCAGAGGGTGTGCCGCTTGGGTACAAGCGGACCGAAGTGGGGGTTATTCCAAGGGATTGGCGAATCCAAAAGATCGATCAGTTGGCGATGCTGGGCCGAGGGCGCGTTATCAGCCACAACGAAATTAGACGGTCTATCAATCAGCAATATCCCGTGTTTTCTTCCCAGACCAGTAACGAAGGATTGATGGGATATATCGATTCATATGATTTTGACGGAGAGTACGTTACATGGACTACAGATGGCGTTAATGCTGGGCGAGTATTCCACAGAACAGGTCGATTTAACTGCACTAACGTCTGTGGGACGCTCAAGATAAAGGAAGGAATAGACATCATGGATTGA
- a CDS encoding type I restriction-modification system subunit M, which yields MALKKSQLYSSLWQSCDELRGGMDASQYKDYVLTLLFMKYVSDKKDSLIEVPEGGSFADMVALKGDKEIGDGINKIIGRLAEENDLKGVIDQADFNDETKLGSGKDMQDRLSKLVAIFDQLDLGANRADGDDLLGDAYEYLMRHFATESGKSKGQFYTPGEVSRVIAQVVGIGPETRQDETIYDPTSGSGSLLLRAAYEAPQGMSLYGQENDNATWALARMNMILHDYPTAELWRDNTLSRPYFKNADGSLKTFDYAVANPPFSVKSWTNGLNPENDEFNRFEYGIPPTKNGDYAFLLHLIKSLKSDGRGAIILPHGVLFRGHKEADIRRNLIQRGLIKGIIGLPANLFYGTGIPACILVIDKKDAAQREHIFMVDASREFIKDGNKNRLRSRDIHKIVDVFNYQRELPGYARRVPLDEIASEANDYNLNIPRYIDSAEAEDQHDLYAHLNGGIPQRDVDALDAYWAELPGLREALFRDNGRPGYLTANVKTAEVKSTVLAHPAFRAFAGRIGGVIDSWQAAHQRALHGLQAGIKPRDVIHALSEDLLHRFADVPLLDRYAVYQRLMDYWADVMQDDVHLVAVEGWQEAARPRGVIQDKERKIREEPDLTIGRGRQAKRYKLDLIPPALVIARYFADDQTRLDALQAELETATRELEEFIEEHDGEEDLLSEVKNDKGKVTKGEIPKRLKALKGEPESDEETAALKQCKKRMDAEASAKKAVKDAQTKLDQAVLNRYEALTEDEVKQLAVDDKWLADIRAVIESEVERITNQLAGRVRELEERYADPLPSIEREVEVLAAKVSGHLQKMGVRVDG from the coding sequence ATGGCACTCAAGAAATCCCAGCTCTACAGCTCCCTTTGGCAGTCCTGCGACGAGCTGCGTGGCGGAATGGACGCTTCGCAGTACAAGGACTACGTCCTGACGCTGCTGTTCATGAAGTACGTCAGCGATAAGAAGGACTCGCTGATTGAGGTGCCGGAAGGCGGTAGCTTCGCTGATATGGTCGCGCTCAAGGGCGATAAAGAGATCGGCGACGGCATCAATAAGATCATCGGCCGGCTGGCGGAAGAAAATGATCTGAAAGGCGTGATCGACCAGGCGGACTTTAACGACGAGACCAAGCTCGGCTCCGGCAAGGACATGCAGGATCGGCTCTCAAAGCTGGTGGCCATCTTCGATCAGCTGGATCTGGGCGCCAACCGAGCCGACGGCGACGACCTGCTGGGGGATGCCTACGAATATCTGATGCGCCACTTCGCCACCGAGTCGGGCAAGAGCAAGGGGCAATTCTATACCCCGGGCGAAGTCTCGCGGGTCATCGCTCAGGTGGTGGGTATCGGCCCGGAAACGCGTCAGGACGAAACGATCTACGACCCCACCAGCGGCTCGGGGTCCTTGCTGCTGCGCGCCGCTTACGAGGCCCCGCAGGGCATGAGCCTCTACGGCCAAGAGAACGATAACGCCACCTGGGCGCTGGCGCGGATGAACATGATCCTGCACGACTATCCCACCGCCGAGCTGTGGCGGGACAACACGCTGTCGCGCCCGTATTTCAAAAACGCCGATGGCAGCCTCAAAACCTTTGACTACGCGGTGGCCAATCCGCCGTTTTCCGTCAAATCCTGGACCAACGGCCTGAACCCGGAGAATGACGAATTCAACCGCTTCGAATACGGCATCCCGCCGACCAAGAACGGCGACTACGCCTTTCTGCTGCACTTGATCAAGTCGCTCAAATCTGACGGCCGCGGCGCCATTATCCTGCCCCACGGCGTACTGTTTCGTGGCCACAAGGAGGCCGATATCCGCCGTAACCTGATCCAGCGCGGGCTGATCAAGGGCATTATTGGCCTTCCGGCTAACCTGTTCTACGGCACCGGCATCCCGGCCTGCATTCTGGTGATCGACAAAAAAGACGCGGCGCAGCGCGAGCACATCTTTATGGTCGACGCCAGTCGTGAGTTCATCAAGGACGGCAACAAGAACCGCCTGCGCTCCCGCGACATCCACAAGATTGTCGATGTGTTCAATTACCAGCGCGAGCTGCCCGGCTACGCTCGGCGCGTGCCGTTGGATGAAATCGCCAGTGAAGCCAACGACTATAACCTCAACATCCCGCGCTACATCGACAGCGCCGAAGCCGAGGACCAGCACGACCTCTATGCCCACCTGAACGGCGGCATTCCGCAGCGCGACGTGGACGCGCTCGATGCCTACTGGGCCGAGCTGCCCGGCCTGCGCGAGGCGCTGTTCCGTGACAACGGCCGGCCTGGCTACCTGACGGCAAACGTCAAAACCGCAGAGGTCAAGTCCACCGTGCTGGCCCATCCCGCTTTCCGGGCGTTTGCCGGGCGGATCGGCGGCGTGATCGACAGCTGGCAGGCGGCCCATCAACGGGCCCTGCATGGCTTGCAAGCAGGCATCAAGCCCCGGGATGTGATCCACGCCTTGTCCGAGGATCTGCTCCACCGCTTTGCCGACGTGCCCCTGCTGGATCGCTACGCCGTCTACCAGCGTCTGATGGACTACTGGGCCGATGTCATGCAGGACGATGTTCACCTGGTCGCTGTCGAAGGCTGGCAAGAGGCGGCCCGTCCCCGCGGCGTGATTCAGGACAAGGAACGCAAGATCAGGGAAGAGCCCGACCTCACCATTGGCCGCGGCCGACAGGCGAAGCGATACAAGCTCGACCTCATCCCGCCGGCACTGGTCATTGCGCGCTATTTCGCTGACGATCAGACCCGCCTTGATGCCCTGCAGGCCGAGCTGGAAACCGCCACCCGTGAGCTGGAGGAGTTCATCGAAGAACACGACGGCGAGGAAGACCTCTTGAGCGAGGTGAAAAACGACAAGGGCAAGGTCACCAAGGGTGAAATTCCCAAACGCCTCAAGGCCCTCAAGGGTGAGCCGGAAAGCGACGAGGAAACCGCCGCGCTCAAGCAGTGCAAAAAGCGGATGGACGCCGAAGCCAGCGCCAAAAAAGCCGTCAAGGACGCCCAGACCAAACTTGATCAGGCCGTGCTGAATCGCTACGAGGCACTCACCGAGGACGAGGTCAAGCAGCTCGCTGTGGACGACAAGTGGCTGGCCGACATCCGCGCCGTCATCGAATCCGAAGTCGAGCGTATCACCAACCAGCTCGCCGGCCGCGTGCGCGAGCTGGAGGAACGCTACGCCGACCCCCTGCCGAGTATCGAGCGCGAGGTGGAAGTACTGGCCGCCAAGGTTTCCGGCCACCTGCAAAAGATGGGGGTGCGGGTCGATGGCTGA
- a CDS encoding IS4 family transposase, translating to MQAPRFLHNLLTSSLSVIHAKRLQTVLDTVGALLGERRLGLTAIGRALPSSTDAKHAIKRVDRLLGNPHLHQERPLFYWLMASLLIGHTTRPLILVDWSPIDDRGRHFLLRAAVPFAGRSLPIFEKVHHKEGCPYCEAYLLDALARILPDKATPILVTDAGFRNPWFRAVEARGWYIVGRVRQPARYQASGEAWQPVKTLFQHATSEPQAWGSVRIAENHPFRAQMVLYYRPPRGRKHRNKQGRISRDGGSRTIARRQQEPWVLVSNLPDRSTLANKVVTIYRQRMQIEEGFRDVKSPLFGLGFGMHQSRQGKRIEVLLLIAMLANVAMMVAGLDVRARGQQRRYQSNSIRHRSVLSVWRLGLECLRRHQPDAVPWPAWTTLRARLREEVREQSLCGE from the coding sequence ATGCAGGCCCCTCGATTCTTGCATAACTTGCTGACGTCTTCACTCTCCGTGATCCATGCCAAGCGGCTACAGACCGTCCTCGATACCGTTGGCGCTCTGCTGGGCGAGCGACGTCTGGGATTAACGGCCATTGGCCGTGCGTTGCCGAGCTCGACGGATGCCAAGCACGCCATCAAACGAGTCGATCGACTATTAGGCAACCCTCACCTTCATCAGGAACGACCGCTGTTCTATTGGCTCATGGCCTCGCTGCTGATCGGCCATACAACGCGCCCACTGATTCTGGTGGACTGGTCGCCGATTGATGACCGCGGCAGGCATTTCCTGCTGCGTGCGGCGGTGCCCTTCGCCGGGCGATCGCTGCCCATCTTCGAGAAGGTTCATCACAAGGAAGGATGCCCATACTGTGAAGCCTATCTGCTGGATGCGCTGGCAAGGATCCTGCCCGACAAGGCCACGCCGATCCTGGTGACCGATGCCGGCTTTCGTAACCCGTGGTTTCGGGCCGTTGAAGCGCGCGGCTGGTATATCGTTGGACGGGTCCGTCAGCCCGCCCGTTACCAGGCGTCAGGCGAAGCATGGCAACCCGTGAAGACCCTGTTTCAACACGCGACATCGGAACCGCAGGCGTGGGGCTCCGTCCGGATCGCCGAAAACCATCCGTTCCGCGCTCAGATGGTGCTCTATTATCGACCGCCACGGGGACGTAAGCATCGCAATAAACAAGGCCGGATCTCTCGGGACGGCGGCAGCCGGACGATCGCCCGGCGTCAGCAGGAGCCCTGGGTGCTGGTCAGCAATCTGCCGGACCGCTCAACGCTGGCGAATAAAGTGGTAACGATCTACCGACAGCGCATGCAGATTGAGGAAGGGTTCCGCGATGTCAAAAGTCCCTTGTTCGGGCTGGGCTTCGGCATGCATCAGTCTCGCCAGGGCAAGCGCATCGAGGTCCTGCTGCTGATCGCCATGTTGGCGAACGTGGCCATGATGGTGGCCGGCCTGGATGTCCGAGCCCGGGGGCAACAGCGGCGCTATCAGAGCAACAGTATCCGGCACCGGAGCGTGCTTTCCGTGTGGCGCCTGGGCTTGGAATGTCTTCGTCGTCATCAACCCGACGCCGTGCCTTGGCCTGCTTGGACAACCCTCCGAGCACGACTTCGCGAGGAAGTCAGGGAGCAGAGCCTATGCGGCGAGTAG
- the guaA gene encoding glutamine-hydrolyzing GMP synthase has protein sequence MTDIHAHKILILDFGSQYTQLIARRVRELGVYSEVRAFDMTEAEIREYSPNGIILAGGPESVAELDSPRAPGCVFTLGLPVLGICYGMQTMAEQLGGSVEGSHKREFGYAEVGLDADTALFDGIADHLDTDTGKRTLEVWMSHGDKVAQVPAEFTVTASTPSCPIAAMSREDKQFFGVQFHPEVTHTPQGQRILEQFVVGICGAETNWTPAQIIEDQVARVREQVGERHVLLGLSGGVDSSVVAALLHRALGDQLTCVFVDNGLLRKDEGEQVMETFSRHMGVRVIRVDAEQRFLDKLRGESDPEAKRKIIGNTFIEVFDEEAGKIDNVDFLAQGTIYPDVIESAASKTGKAHVIKSHHNVGGLPETMKLKLVEPLRELFKDEVRRLGVELGLPADMVYRHPFPGPGLGVRILGEIKKEYADILRDADAIFIEELRRSGWYDKTSQAFAVFLPVKSVGVVGDGRRYEWVIALRAVETVDFMTARWAHLPYELLETVSNRIINEMEGVSRVTYDVSSKPPATIEWE, from the coding sequence ATGACTGATATCCACGCCCACAAGATCCTGATTCTGGACTTTGGCTCCCAGTACACCCAGCTGATCGCCCGGCGCGTGCGCGAGCTGGGCGTGTACTCCGAAGTGCGCGCCTTCGACATGACCGAGGCCGAGATCCGCGAGTACAGCCCCAACGGCATTATCCTCGCCGGCGGGCCGGAGTCGGTGGCGGAGCTGGATTCGCCCCGGGCGCCGGGGTGCGTGTTTACCCTGGGGCTGCCGGTGCTGGGCATCTGCTACGGCATGCAGACTATGGCCGAGCAGCTGGGCGGCTCGGTGGAAGGCTCCCACAAGCGCGAGTTCGGCTACGCCGAAGTGGGCCTGGACGCCGATACCGCGCTGTTCGACGGCATCGCCGACCACCTGGATACCGACACCGGCAAGCGCACCCTGGAAGTGTGGATGAGCCATGGCGACAAGGTGGCGCAAGTACCCGCCGAGTTCACCGTCACCGCCTCCACCCCGAGCTGCCCGATTGCCGCCATGAGCCGGGAAGACAAGCAGTTTTTCGGCGTGCAGTTTCACCCCGAGGTGACGCACACCCCCCAGGGGCAGCGCATTCTCGAGCAGTTTGTGGTGGGCATCTGCGGCGCGGAAACGAACTGGACCCCGGCGCAGATCATCGAGGATCAGGTGGCGCGGGTGCGCGAGCAGGTGGGCGAGCGCCACGTGCTGCTGGGGCTTTCCGGCGGCGTGGACTCCTCCGTGGTCGCCGCGCTTCTGCATCGCGCCCTGGGCGACCAGCTCACCTGTGTGTTCGTCGACAACGGCCTTTTGCGCAAGGACGAAGGCGAGCAGGTGATGGAAACCTTTTCCCGCCACATGGGCGTCAGGGTCATCCGCGTGGACGCCGAGCAGCGCTTTCTCGACAAGCTCAGGGGCGAGAGCGACCCGGAGGCCAAGCGCAAGATCATCGGCAACACCTTCATCGAGGTGTTCGACGAAGAAGCCGGAAAGATCGACAACGTGGACTTCCTCGCCCAGGGCACCATCTACCCCGACGTGATCGAGTCCGCTGCTTCCAAGACCGGCAAGGCCCACGTGATCAAGTCACACCACAACGTCGGCGGGCTGCCCGAGACCATGAAGCTCAAGCTGGTCGAGCCCCTGCGCGAGCTGTTCAAGGACGAAGTGCGCCGCCTCGGCGTCGAGCTCGGCCTGCCGGCGGACATGGTCTACCGCCACCCCTTCCCGGGGCCGGGCCTTGGCGTGCGCATCCTCGGCGAGATCAAGAAGGAATACGCCGACATCCTGCGCGATGCCGACGCCATCTTCATCGAAGAGCTGCGCCGCTCCGGCTGGTACGACAAGACCAGCCAGGCGTTTGCGGTGTTCCTGCCCGTCAAGTCCGTCGGCGTGGTCGGCGACGGCCGCCGCTACGAATGGGTGATCGCCCTGCGCGCGGTAGAAACCGTCGACTTCATGACCGCTCGCTGGGCGCACCTGCCGTACGAGCTGCTGGAAACCGTCTCCAACCGCATCATCAACGAGATGGAAGGCGTCTCCCGCGTCACCTACGACGTCTCCTCCAAGCCCCCCGCGACGATTGAGTGGGAGTGA
- the guaB gene encoding IMP dehydrogenase — protein sequence MLRMAQEALTFDDVLLVPGFSDVLPNDVNLRTRLTRGLALNIPLVSAAMDTVTEGRLAIAMAQEGGIGIIHKNMTVAQQALEVRKVKKHESVIVNDPVTVGPKAKLADLLTLARENGFSGFPVIEGETLVGLVTERDMRFQPNHGDSVADIMTPRERLVTVPEGTGLDVIKAKMQEHRVEKMLAVDDDFRLRGLVTFQDIEKARTYPMAAKDSDGRLLVGAAVGTGAETPDRIAALAEAGVDAVIVDTAHGHSRGVIERVRWVKQTFPQIQVIGGNIATGDAARALADAGVDGVKVGIGPGSICTTRVVAGVGVPQITAVSNVAAALEPYDIPLIADGGVRFSGDLAKAVAAGASTVMVGGLLAGTEEAPGEVELYQGRTYKAYRGMGSMGAMAQSQGSADRYFQDPGASAEKLVPEGIEGRVPYKGMMGAIVHQMMGGLRASMGYTGCRDIQQMRTLPEFVKITGAGFNESHVHDVQITKEAPNYRAG from the coding sequence ATGCTACGTATGGCCCAAGAAGCGCTGACGTTTGACGACGTTCTCCTCGTTCCCGGTTTTTCCGACGTGTTGCCCAACGACGTCAACCTCAGAACCCGTCTGACCCGGGGGCTTGCGCTCAACATCCCGCTGGTCTCGGCGGCGATGGATACCGTGACCGAAGGGCGGCTGGCGATCGCCATGGCCCAGGAAGGCGGCATCGGCATTATCCACAAGAACATGACCGTGGCCCAGCAGGCGCTGGAAGTGCGCAAGGTCAAAAAGCACGAAAGCGTCATCGTCAACGACCCGGTCACCGTTGGCCCCAAGGCCAAACTGGCGGACCTTCTGACGCTCGCCCGGGAAAACGGCTTTTCCGGCTTTCCGGTGATCGAGGGCGAGACGCTGGTGGGGCTGGTCACCGAGCGCGACATGCGCTTTCAGCCCAACCACGGCGACAGCGTAGCCGACATCATGACCCCCCGGGAACGCCTGGTCACCGTGCCCGAAGGCACCGGCCTCGACGTGATCAAGGCAAAGATGCAGGAGCACCGCGTCGAGAAGATGCTGGCGGTGGACGACGACTTTCGCCTGCGCGGGCTGGTGACGTTTCAGGATATCGAAAAGGCCCGCACCTACCCCATGGCCGCCAAGGACAGCGACGGCCGCCTGCTGGTGGGCGCGGCCGTGGGCACCGGCGCGGAAACCCCAGACCGCATCGCGGCGCTGGCCGAGGCCGGCGTGGACGCCGTCATCGTGGATACCGCCCACGGCCACTCCCGGGGCGTGATCGAGCGGGTGCGCTGGGTCAAGCAGACCTTTCCCCAGATTCAGGTGATCGGCGGCAACATCGCCACCGGCGACGCCGCCCGGGCGCTGGCCGACGCCGGCGTCGACGGCGTCAAGGTGGGCATCGGCCCCGGCTCCATCTGCACCACCCGGGTGGTAGCCGGCGTGGGCGTGCCGCAGATTACCGCGGTGTCCAACGTCGCCGCGGCCCTTGAGCCCTACGATATTCCGCTGATCGCCGACGGCGGCGTGCGCTTCTCCGGGGATCTGGCCAAAGCCGTTGCCGCCGGCGCCAGCACGGTGATGGTCGGCGGGCTGCTCGCCGGTACCGAAGAGGCCCCGGGCGAGGTCGAGCTCTACCAGGGGCGGACCTACAAGGCCTACCGCGGCATGGGTTCCATGGGCGCCATGGCCCAGAGCCAGGGCAGCGCCGACCGCTACTTCCAGGACCCCGGCGCCAGCGCCGAAAAGCTCGTCCCCGAGGGCATCGAGGGCCGGGTGCCCTATAAAGGCATGATGGGCGCCATCGTCCACCAGATGATGGGCGGGCTGCGTGCCTCCATGGGCTATACCGGCTGCCGCGATATTCAGCAGATGCGCACGCTGCCCGAGTTCGTCAAGATCACCGGCGCCGGCTTCAACGAGTCCCACGTTCACGACGTGCAGATCACCAAGGAAGCCCCCAACTACCGCGCCGGCTAA
- the xseA gene encoding exodeoxyribonuclease VII large subunit, translating to MTADTVSPLSVTQLNRRARRSLEDGLGKVWVEGELSNVATPASGHVYFTLKDDGAQVRCALFRARARFVTAPLRDGNQVRVRAGVSLFEPRGDYQLIVEAVQAAGIGELLATFERLKKALDAEGVFTNARPLPYPPRRLLVMTSATGAAVRDVLAVLEKRWPLVEITVIPVPVQGERAAPAMIAALSLLNRQPRLDAAQDAVLITRGGGSLEDLWAFNSEHLARAIQHSRLPVMSAVGHEVDVTLADFAADKRAPTPSAAAEQLVPDRESLAAGIADQRRRLAQAMERRLERDSQRLDALRARLRHPGEALDQSRQRLNALRLRLDRAAHKSLAERRSALAGLEKRLKNHRLDRRHRQESERLAGLSSRLHHAISQQLEARRARLTAAARQLEAVSPLAVLGRGYAIAHDTSGQVVRRAADTAPGQRLRLRLGEGSLSVEVKRRYKNPAS from the coding sequence ATGACCGCCGATACCGTTTCACCGCTTTCCGTCACCCAGCTCAATCGCCGTGCCCGCCGCTCCCTTGAAGACGGCCTGGGCAAGGTCTGGGTGGAAGGCGAGCTCTCCAACGTGGCGACGCCTGCCTCGGGGCACGTGTACTTCACCCTCAAGGACGACGGCGCCCAGGTGCGCTGCGCGCTGTTTCGTGCCCGGGCGCGCTTTGTCACCGCGCCGCTCCGGGACGGCAACCAGGTTCGGGTGCGCGCCGGAGTGTCGCTGTTCGAGCCAAGGGGCGACTACCAGCTGATCGTGGAGGCGGTGCAGGCGGCGGGCATCGGCGAGCTGCTGGCGACCTTCGAGCGGCTGAAAAAGGCGCTCGACGCCGAGGGCGTGTTCACCAACGCCCGGCCGCTGCCCTATCCGCCAAGGCGGCTGCTGGTGATGACCTCGGCCACTGGGGCAGCGGTGCGCGACGTGCTCGCCGTGCTCGAAAAACGCTGGCCGCTGGTGGAAATCACGGTGATTCCCGTGCCGGTACAGGGCGAGCGGGCCGCTCCGGCGATGATCGCCGCGCTTTCGCTGCTGAATCGCCAGCCGCGCCTGGACGCAGCGCAAGACGCGGTGCTGATCACCCGGGGCGGCGGCAGCCTGGAGGACCTCTGGGCGTTCAACAGCGAGCACCTGGCCCGGGCCATTCAGCACTCGCGGCTGCCGGTGATGTCCGCGGTGGGCCACGAGGTAGATGTCACCCTGGCCGACTTTGCCGCCGACAAGCGCGCGCCCACTCCCTCCGCCGCGGCCGAGCAGCTGGTGCCCGACCGCGAAAGCCTGGCGGCGGGGATTGCCGACCAGCGCCGCCGGCTGGCACAGGCCATGGAGCGCCGCCTGGAGCGCGACAGCCAGCGCCTGGACGCCCTGCGCGCAAGGCTGCGCCACCCGGGCGAGGCGCTTGACCAAAGCCGCCAGCGGCTAAACGCTCTGCGGCTGCGGCTTGACCGCGCGGCGCACAAAAGCCTGGCCGAGCGCCGGAGCGCGCTGGCCGGACTCGAAAAACGCCTGAAAAACCACCGTCTTGACCGCCGCCACCGCCAGGAAAGCGAGCGCCTGGCCGGCCTGAGCAGCCGCCTGCATCACGCCATCAGCCAGCAGCTCGAGGCCCGCCGGGCGCGCCTGACCGCGGCCGCTCGCCAGCTCGAAGCGGTCAGCCCGCTTGCGGTACTCGGGCGCGGCTACGCCATCGCCCACGACACCAGCGGGCAGGTGGTGCGCCGGGCGGCGGATACCGCGCCGGGCCAGCGGCTCAGGCTGCGCCTGGGCGAAGGCTCGCTGAGCGTCGAGGTCAAGCGGCGGTATAAAAACCCTGCGTCATAG